In the genome of Chiloscyllium plagiosum isolate BGI_BamShark_2017 chromosome 22, ASM401019v2, whole genome shotgun sequence, one region contains:
- the btbd16 gene encoding BTB/POZ domain-containing protein 16 isoform X2 yields the protein MQRISPADPSMPFGITEHKAFSLRHERDVKYEIQVQALVDEEWKVFSTGYICQKFGTTKKCSQSQVLSVAGLTMPVYATFALFFPVSFKGNKLSKSVL from the exons AGAATAAGTCCTGCAGATCCAAGTATGCCTTTTGGAATTACTGAACACAAAGCCTTTAGCTTACGACATGAACGTGATGTGAAATATGAAATTCAAGTACAGGCTTTGGTTGATGAAGAATGGAAAGTCTTTAGTACTGGTTACATATGCCAGAAATTTGGCACCACCAAGAAATGCAGCCAAAGTCAG GTCCTATCGGTGGCTGGATTGACAATGCCTGTTTATGCGACCTTTGCTCTTTTTTTCCCGGTatctttcaaaggaaacaaactgTCCAAAAGTGTGTTGTAA